Proteins encoded in a region of the Oikeobacillus pervagus genome:
- a CDS encoding GNAT family N-acetyltransferase, with translation MSEMMLDFPEKIESDRLFIRPCLPGDGAIVHEVITRCHDHLKPWMDWAQKNQTLEETEENIRKSYAEFILKTDIRLHIFRKKDGQFIGSTGFHRIDWTIPKVEIGYWLDLKHEKNGYMNETVETLTHFAFETLKVNRVEIRCDQNNHSSRKIPERLGYVLEGILRSSALSADGTSLRDICVYSKTRQDFNGK, from the coding sequence ATGAGTGAAATGATGCTTGACTTTCCTGAAAAGATTGAGTCAGATAGATTGTTTATTCGCCCTTGTCTTCCTGGGGATGGAGCAATCGTTCATGAGGTCATCACCCGTTGTCATGATCATTTAAAACCGTGGATGGATTGGGCGCAAAAAAATCAAACTTTGGAGGAAACAGAAGAGAATATTCGAAAATCCTACGCTGAATTTATATTAAAAACAGACATCCGCTTACATATTTTCCGCAAAAAAGATGGGCAATTTATCGGTAGTACAGGTTTCCATCGAATTGATTGGACCATACCGAAAGTAGAAATTGGTTACTGGCTGGATCTAAAGCATGAAAAGAATGGATATATGAACGAAACCGTTGAGACCTTAACCCATTTTGCCTTCGAAACACTAAAAGTGAATCGCGTAGAAATCCGTTGTGATCAAAACAATCATTCATCAAGGAAAATACCTGAACGGCTAGGATATGTGCTAGAGGGGATCCTACGGAGCAGTGCTTTAAGTGCTGATGGGACATCTTTGAGAGACATTTGTGTCTATTCAAAAACCCGTCAAGATTTTAATGGAAAATAA
- a CDS encoding iron-sulfur cluster biosynthesis family protein: MKIAITEEATRKLAEKMKNKEIWIKLKYDTEGCGCSVDGVPTLWLVPEKGEDDDAIQTNSFPILVERSKMIFYDEQLTIGLSDVGTFKLSSPNEILNARMNIVERT; this comes from the coding sequence ATGAAAATAGCGATTACTGAAGAAGCTACTCGTAAATTAGCGGAAAAAATGAAGAACAAAGAGATATGGATTAAATTAAAATATGATACAGAGGGGTGTGGGTGTTCTGTGGATGGCGTTCCTACTTTGTGGCTTGTTCCAGAAAAGGGGGAAGATGATGATGCCATTCAAACCAATTCGTTTCCAATTTTAGTAGAAAGATCGAAAATGATTTTTTATGATGAACAATTAACGATTGGCCTATCAGATGTAGGGACATTCAAGCTGAGCAGCCCCAATGAAATTTTGAATGCCAGAATGAATATAGTAGAAAGAACCTGA
- a CDS encoding endonuclease Q family protein yields the protein MNPYFVDLHIHIGRTKQGKPVKITGSKTLTLTNILKSAKQPKGLDVVGIIDCHVPDVLEELESLLEQEKLVELQGGGLLYEGEVTLIPGVEIEVYDENCLGPLHVLAYFPYVETIREFSNWLSKRVKNIHLSTQRIYETAKNLQMKVKELGGLFIPAHVFTPFKSLYGKGVHSSLREVLDPEYIDGVELGLSSDTEMADQIEELHSFTFLTNSDAHSLAKMAREYQIIGLEQPDFQCLKKALHHEGDNRILANFGLDPRLGKYHLTACARCFAPKTAVVCESCGSKQFTKGVSERIQELASEGKAPAPKRPPYVHQVPLEFLPGLGPKTMQKLLTCFDTEMNIIHKATFEQLTSVVKPPLAERILSSRKGEVTVESGGGGKYGKVK from the coding sequence ATGAATCCATATTTTGTAGATTTGCATATTCACATCGGTAGAACAAAGCAAGGAAAACCGGTTAAAATTACAGGGTCTAAAACATTAACATTAACCAATATTTTGAAAAGTGCTAAGCAACCAAAAGGTTTAGATGTTGTCGGCATCATTGATTGCCATGTACCAGATGTTTTAGAAGAACTGGAATCATTATTAGAACAGGAGAAATTAGTAGAGCTTCAAGGAGGAGGATTATTATACGAGGGGGAAGTAACACTAATTCCAGGCGTAGAAATCGAGGTTTATGATGAGAACTGCTTAGGTCCCCTGCATGTATTAGCCTATTTTCCATACGTAGAAACGATCAGGGAGTTTTCCAATTGGTTATCTAAACGGGTGAAAAACATCCATTTAAGCACCCAAAGAATATATGAAACAGCGAAAAATTTACAAATGAAAGTAAAGGAATTAGGTGGTCTTTTTATTCCAGCCCATGTTTTTACTCCATTTAAAAGTCTGTACGGAAAAGGGGTTCATTCTAGTCTAAGAGAAGTTTTGGATCCCGAATATATCGATGGGGTAGAACTAGGATTAAGTTCAGACACTGAAATGGCGGACCAAATTGAAGAACTTCATTCGTTCACGTTTTTGACAAACTCAGATGCCCACTCATTAGCTAAAATGGCTCGTGAATATCAAATTATTGGATTGGAACAGCCTGATTTTCAATGTTTAAAGAAGGCCCTTCATCATGAAGGGGATAACCGAATTTTGGCTAATTTCGGTTTGGATCCTAGGTTAGGGAAATACCATCTCACAGCATGTGCTCGTTGCTTTGCACCCAAAACGGCGGTAGTTTGTGAAAGCTGTGGTTCGAAACAATTTACAAAAGGAGTTTCTGAACGAATTCAGGAATTGGCAAGTGAAGGGAAAGCCCCCGCTCCCAAACGTCCTCCATACGTTCACCAAGTACCATTAGAATTTCTACCAGGACTTGGACCAAAAACGATGCAAAAATTATTAACTTGTTTTGATACGGAAATGAATATTATACATAAGGCAACATTTGAACAATTAACAAGTGTTGTGAAGCCACCCCTTGCTGAACGAATTCTGTCATCACGAAAAGGTGAGGTGACTGTAGAATCTGGAGGCGGTGGCAAATATGGAAAAGTGAAATAG
- the spoIIM gene encoding stage II sporulation protein M, producing the protein MRKKISSQIVVQHVQANSSIYLFIITLFLMGVIFGAIVVNSLSLTQKEDLFYYLQRFFGQVSEGQVAVSQDIFQQSFLHNVKYLGFIWILGASIIGLPLIFVFLFMKGVVVGFSVGFLVNQMGWKGFFISFATVLPQNLFIIPAFIFIAASAVAFSLQLIRKIFIKNAANYHITPLFTRYVIFFILAVGITTVAASVEAYISPTLMKMVIK; encoded by the coding sequence ATGCGGAAAAAAATATCATCTCAAATAGTGGTCCAACATGTACAGGCAAATTCCTCAATTTATTTATTCATTATTACACTCTTCTTAATGGGAGTCATTTTTGGTGCCATTGTAGTGAATAGCTTATCATTAACTCAAAAAGAAGACTTGTTTTATTATTTACAGAGATTTTTCGGACAAGTATCAGAAGGGCAAGTTGCTGTTTCTCAAGATATATTTCAACAAAGCTTTTTACATAATGTAAAATATTTAGGGTTCATTTGGATTTTGGGAGCCTCCATCATTGGTTTACCACTTATATTCGTTTTTTTATTTATGAAAGGGGTCGTCGTTGGATTTTCGGTTGGTTTCCTTGTGAATCAAATGGGATGGAAAGGATTTTTTATATCATTTGCGACAGTCCTACCACAAAACTTATTTATCATTCCAGCTTTTATTTTTATAGCTGCGAGTGCGGTCGCTTTCTCTTTACAGTTAATTCGGAAAATTTTTATAAAGAATGCTGCTAATTACCATATTACACCGTTATTTACGCGTTATGTGATCTTTTTTATTTTAGCTGTAGGCATCACAACAGTGGCTGCAAGTGTGGAGGCCTATATATCGCCAACCTTGATGAAGATGGTGATAAAATAA
- a CDS encoding NUDIX hydrolase, whose protein sequence is MNNLFEEKTIRTEEIFKGKVIQVQVDDVELPDGKMGKREIVKHPGAVAIIPITNEGKIVMVEQYRKPLNRSIVEIPAGKLEPGEEPETTARRELEEETGYVCKKITPLISFYTSPGFANELLHVFLAEGLKKKENAKAADEDEFVRLEELSLEEAASYLKEQRIMDVKTAYAVQYLQLKEARK, encoded by the coding sequence ATGAATAATCTATTTGAGGAAAAAACAATTCGTACCGAGGAAATTTTTAAAGGAAAAGTCATACAGGTTCAAGTGGATGATGTAGAGTTACCGGATGGAAAAATGGGGAAAAGAGAAATTGTAAAACACCCAGGAGCTGTAGCGATTATTCCCATAACAAATGAAGGGAAAATCGTCATGGTTGAGCAATACCGAAAACCGTTAAATCGTTCAATCGTGGAAATCCCTGCAGGAAAACTTGAGCCGGGAGAAGAACCAGAAACAACGGCACGCCGTGAGTTGGAGGAAGAGACGGGATATGTCTGTAAAAAAATAACGCCACTTATTTCATTTTATACTTCCCCTGGATTTGCTAATGAGCTTCTCCATGTTTTTCTTGCAGAAGGGCTGAAGAAAAAAGAAAATGCAAAAGCTGCAGATGAAGATGAATTTGTGCGATTGGAGGAATTGTCTTTAGAAGAAGCGGCATCCTATTTAAAAGAGCAGCGAATTATGGATGTCAAAACCGCATATGCTGTTCAATATTTACAGTTAAAAGAGGCGCGAAAATAA
- a CDS encoding SDR family NAD(P)-dependent oxidoreductase produces MKVNKRLKGKNIVITGASGGIGEQMALKAAQNGANIALLARREPNLLAIQHRIEQQFSVRVLVFSVDISKRAEVEKAFTAIFSKLGSVDVLVNNAGFGVFDEAHQASWKDIEGMFQVNVLGLISCTQFVIPHMKERGSGHIINIASQAGKLATPKSSVYAATKHAVLGFTNSVRMELSRDGIYVTAVNPGPIATNFFEIADQSGSYVKSIQKLMLDPEKVASTITKAMFTNKREINLPKWMNVGSVLYALFPRMVERVGKKAFFKK; encoded by the coding sequence ATGAAAGTGAATAAGCGTTTAAAAGGGAAAAATATTGTCATTACAGGTGCTTCTGGTGGAATTGGTGAGCAAATGGCTTTAAAAGCTGCACAAAATGGAGCCAATATTGCTCTACTTGCTCGCAGAGAACCAAATTTATTGGCTATTCAACACCGAATTGAACAACAGTTCTCCGTTCGCGTACTTGTGTTTTCTGTTGATATTTCAAAACGAGCGGAAGTAGAGAAGGCTTTCACCGCTATATTTTCCAAGTTGGGATCGGTTGACGTATTAGTTAATAACGCTGGATTCGGCGTGTTTGATGAAGCACATCAAGCAAGTTGGAAAGATATTGAAGGGATGTTTCAAGTGAATGTATTAGGGCTTATTTCCTGTACTCAATTTGTTATCCCTCATATGAAAGAGAGAGGAAGCGGCCATATTATCAATATTGCTTCCCAGGCAGGAAAACTTGCTACTCCGAAATCGAGTGTATATGCTGCTACTAAACACGCAGTATTAGGTTTTACAAATAGTGTTCGAATGGAGCTTTCGCGTGATGGAATTTACGTAACGGCTGTCAATCCAGGTCCCATTGCGACAAACTTTTTTGAGATTGCGGACCAATCTGGTTCTTATGTAAAATCCATACAGAAATTGATGTTAGATCCTGAAAAAGTAGCGTCCACCATTACGAAAGCGATGTTTACGAATAAAAGGGAAATTAATTTGCCTAAGTGGATGAATGTCGGTAGTGTGTTATATGCTTTATTTCCACGGATGGTCGAACGAGTTGGCAAAAAGGCATTTTTTAAAAAATAA
- a CDS encoding Y-family DNA polymerase produces MAADYSQLPNDKILCVDIKSFYASCSAVMLGLDPLTCYLAVVGEKERPGSVVLAASPKMKKEFGIKTGSRLFEIPKDPRIQIAEPNMSTYLRVSTEITKLFNRYVPMEAIHVYSVDESFIKVDGAFLLWGDVREIAEKIKDDMEREFQLPCAIGIGPNMLMAKLCLDLEAKKKGISEWTYQDIPTKLWPISPLKKMWGIGSRLEKKLNRMGIFSVGQLARFDLEKLETKFGVMGNQLYYHAWGVDLSTLGAPILKGQISFGKSQILLRDYKEEEEIKHVLLEMCEEVARRARTQKKAGRTISLGVGYSHEDSGGGFNRSKTVVEPTNVTMDIYRICLQLFHENYIGKTVRQLSITLSNVVDDQNVQLSLFEPNGWKKRKIGYVVDHIRQKYGYNALLRAISYTDAGTALQRSHLIGGHKG; encoded by the coding sequence ATGGCTGCTGATTACAGTCAGCTTCCGAATGATAAGATTTTATGTGTGGATATAAAAAGTTTTTATGCAAGTTGTTCCGCAGTTATGCTCGGATTAGACCCGCTTACCTGTTATTTAGCGGTTGTAGGAGAGAAAGAAAGACCAGGAAGTGTGGTATTAGCTGCTTCTCCAAAAATGAAAAAAGAATTTGGAATTAAAACGGGATCACGCTTGTTTGAAATTCCGAAAGATCCACGAATTCAAATTGCGGAGCCAAACATGTCTACGTATTTACGAGTATCAACTGAAATAACAAAACTCTTTAACCGCTATGTGCCGATGGAGGCGATTCATGTATACAGTGTGGATGAAAGTTTTATAAAAGTGGATGGGGCGTTTCTTTTATGGGGAGATGTAAGAGAGATTGCTGAAAAAATAAAGGACGACATGGAAAGGGAGTTTCAATTACCTTGTGCAATTGGGATTGGTCCTAATATGTTAATGGCGAAACTTTGCCTGGATTTAGAGGCGAAGAAAAAAGGAATTTCAGAATGGACCTACCAAGATATTCCGACGAAATTATGGCCCATTTCCCCTTTGAAAAAAATGTGGGGAATAGGAAGTCGACTAGAAAAAAAGTTGAATCGAATGGGGATTTTTTCAGTCGGCCAGCTGGCGCGTTTCGATTTGGAAAAATTAGAGACGAAATTTGGGGTTATGGGAAACCAATTATATTATCATGCTTGGGGAGTAGATTTATCTACACTTGGGGCACCGATTTTAAAAGGGCAAATCAGTTTTGGCAAAAGCCAGATCCTACTTCGCGATTATAAAGAAGAAGAGGAAATTAAGCATGTTTTATTAGAAATGTGTGAAGAGGTGGCAAGAAGAGCACGCACCCAGAAAAAAGCGGGGAGGACCATTAGTTTAGGGGTCGGTTATAGTCATGAAGATTCTGGGGGAGGATTTAATCGGTCTAAAACAGTGGTGGAACCGACAAATGTGACGATGGATATTTATCGTATTTGCTTGCAGCTATTTCACGAAAATTATATTGGAAAAACGGTTCGCCAACTTTCCATTACCTTATCGAACGTAGTGGATGACCAGAATGTCCAGTTAAGCTTATTCGAACCAAATGGTTGGAAAAAGCGAAAAATCGGCTATGTTGTCGACCATATTCGTCAAAAATATGGGTATAATGCTTTATTACGGGCGATTTCTTATACAGATGCGGGTACAGCACTTCAACGCTCCCATTTAATTGGAGGCCATAAAGGATAA
- the mciZ gene encoding Z-ring formation inhibitor MciZ, which produces MKVYLKHDRVILTGNYQEIQYLLTKYRKQFTYVKDWIEANSPNC; this is translated from the coding sequence ATGAAGGTTTATTTAAAACATGATCGAGTCATCTTGACTGGAAATTATCAGGAAATCCAATATCTTTTGACAAAATACAGAAAACAGTTTACCTATGTTAAAGACTGGATTGAAGCGAATTCCCCAAATTGTTAG
- a CDS encoding YqkE family protein has product MKKNKQSRQKKASQQENLTLKDALNSDILEQLKEKQKQLQKEELKRKEEEEEKKREERRQREKNKSFEELLGESNLNWKDYK; this is encoded by the coding sequence ATGAAGAAGAACAAGCAATCGCGTCAAAAGAAAGCGTCCCAACAAGAAAATCTTACGTTAAAAGATGCATTAAATTCTGACATACTTGAACAATTAAAAGAAAAACAGAAACAATTACAAAAAGAAGAGTTAAAGCGTAAGGAAGAAGAGGAGGAGAAAAAAAGAGAAGAGCGGAGACAAAGAGAGAAAAATAAAAGTTTCGAAGAATTGTTAGGGGAGAGCAATTTAAACTGGAAAGATTATAAATAA
- a CDS encoding CDGSH iron-sulfur domain-containing protein — MNNGPLRVTGKIELVDTDGNAFDTKQTFSLCRCGLSDNKPFCDGSHKGKFESTVRAEE, encoded by the coding sequence ATGAATAACGGTCCACTACGTGTGACAGGAAAAATAGAATTGGTAGATACAGACGGGAATGCTTTCGATACAAAACAAACTTTTTCTTTATGTCGCTGCGGCTTATCAGACAACAAACCATTTTGCGACGGATCGCATAAAGGAAAATTTGAATCTACCGTTCGTGCTGAAGAGTAA
- a CDS encoding YolD-like family protein, with the protein MIRDRGNIKWVSMMLPEHVKLLREYNESLNKIKKPVLDEQKYEEFNIVVCEAMEENTTLQFTYYQKGESKKLIGHIHDVNLLKNELRIIDSFGQKHSLKLEDIIGIGKDYKEESN; encoded by the coding sequence GTGATTCGTGACCGCGGGAATATAAAATGGGTTTCGATGATGTTACCAGAACATGTAAAATTACTAAGAGAATATAATGAGAGTTTAAATAAAATTAAAAAACCGGTTCTAGATGAGCAAAAATATGAGGAATTTAATATAGTAGTTTGTGAAGCGATGGAGGAAAACACCACTCTACAATTTACCTATTATCAAAAGGGTGAAAGTAAAAAACTAATCGGCCATATTCATGATGTTAATCTTTTAAAAAACGAATTGCGAATTATCGATTCTTTTGGTCAAAAACATTCTTTGAAATTGGAGGATATCATTGGAATTGGAAAAGATTATAAAGAGGAATCTAATTAG
- a CDS encoding acetyl-CoA C-acetyltransferase encodes MGWEEIRLKKEVVIVAATRTAIGQINGSLKDVSAVDLGAAVIKEALNRAGIAANLVDEVIMGNVLQAGLGQNPARQAAIKANIPVETPATTINKVCGSGLKALHFAVQAIMAEEADIVVAGGMENMSRAPYVLNHARQGFKMGDQKLVDSMVNDGLWCAFNDYHMGITAENLSEKYEITREEQDQFAVWSQQKAEKAVQEGKFKAEIVPIEIPQRKGDPLIFDQDEYPRAGTTAEKLAKLRPAFKKDGTVTAGNASGLNDGAAAVVVMSKEKADELGVKPLAVIKANASAGVDPSIMGIGPVYAVRKALQKADLSLNDIDLIEANEAFAAQSIAVDRELKFTKDILNVNGGAIALGHPIGASGTRILVSLIYEMQKRESRYGLATLCIGGGQGVATIIEKV; translated from the coding sequence ATGGGATGGGAGGAAATACGATTGAAAAAGGAAGTTGTCATTGTAGCTGCTACTAGGACAGCCATTGGACAAATAAACGGATCATTAAAAGACGTGAGTGCCGTTGATTTAGGAGCAGCTGTAATAAAAGAGGCATTAAATAGAGCGGGGATCGCTGCTAATTTAGTAGATGAGGTCATCATGGGGAATGTACTTCAAGCCGGTTTGGGGCAAAACCCTGCAAGACAGGCAGCGATTAAAGCGAATATTCCGGTCGAAACGCCAGCAACAACCATTAATAAAGTTTGTGGTTCTGGATTGAAAGCGCTTCACTTTGCGGTGCAGGCCATTATGGCAGAGGAAGCGGATATTGTCGTTGCCGGAGGAATGGAGAATATGAGCAGAGCTCCATATGTGCTCAATCATGCAAGACAAGGTTTTAAAATGGGGGACCAAAAGCTAGTAGATAGCATGGTAAATGATGGTTTATGGTGTGCCTTCAACGACTATCATATGGGGATTACGGCAGAAAATTTAAGCGAAAAATACGAGATTACGAGAGAAGAACAAGATCAATTTGCGGTATGGAGTCAGCAAAAAGCAGAAAAAGCCGTTCAAGAAGGGAAATTTAAAGCGGAAATTGTTCCGATCGAAATACCGCAAAGAAAAGGTGACCCGCTTATTTTTGATCAGGATGAATATCCACGTGCGGGAACAACAGCAGAAAAACTAGCAAAATTACGACCAGCTTTCAAAAAAGATGGAACAGTCACAGCTGGAAATGCATCAGGGCTAAATGATGGAGCTGCAGCTGTTGTCGTGATGTCAAAAGAAAAAGCAGATGAATTAGGAGTCAAGCCATTGGCTGTGATTAAAGCAAATGCAAGTGCGGGGGTAGATCCGAGCATCATGGGAATTGGCCCTGTATATGCAGTGAGAAAGGCATTACAAAAGGCTGATCTTTCGTTAAATGACATCGATTTAATTGAAGCAAATGAAGCGTTTGCAGCACAGTCTATTGCAGTGGACCGAGAATTAAAATTTACAAAAGACATTCTGAATGTAAATGGTGGAGCCATTGCGCTTGGACATCCAATCGGTGCAAGTGGAACGCGGATCCTTGTTTCACTTATTTATGAAATGCAAAAACGCGAGTCCCGATATGGATTAGCAACTTTATGTATCGGTGGTGGCCAAGGAGTGGCGACGATTATCGAGAAGGTTTAA
- a CDS encoding YqzH family protein has product MERKLIQKMIQQSLLQYHRVDLIEEKEDYTSLYNEIMKRYMNHEGEIFEIIEDVVYEYITT; this is encoded by the coding sequence ATGGAAAGGAAACTCATACAAAAAATGATCCAACAAAGTTTACTCCAATATCATCGGGTGGATTTAATAGAGGAAAAGGAAGATTATACAAGTTTATATAACGAAATTATGAAACGATATATGAATCATGAAGGGGAGATTTTTGAAATTATAGAAGATGTCGTGTATGAATATATTACGACATAA
- a CDS encoding aldo/keto reductase: protein MRKRKLGSSDLYVSELSVGCMSLGLDEDHARKIIEAALDEGINYFDTADLYDYGKNEKMVGKALKHVRDDVIIATKVGNRWEQNKDGWVWDPSKHYIKEAVKKSIQRLDVDYIDLYQLHGGTIEDPIDETIEAFEELKSEGFIRYYGISSIRPNVIRKYVQSSNIVSVMMQYSLLDRRPEEVVMPLLSDNNISIVTRGSIAKGLLTDNWREKLTDSVRENGYLQYSYNELTELLVSLENRFQHEHSLTRLAIQFNLAHKSVASVVAGASSVQQLKDNVQAVQQKPLSKEELSLLQSLTKEAQYTVHR, encoded by the coding sequence ATGAGAAAGAGAAAACTAGGTTCTTCTGATTTATATGTCAGTGAATTATCTGTCGGCTGTATGTCTCTCGGATTGGATGAAGATCATGCTAGAAAGATCATAGAGGCTGCTCTTGATGAAGGGATTAATTACTTTGATACGGCAGATTTATATGATTACGGTAAAAATGAAAAAATGGTGGGCAAGGCTTTAAAACATGTCCGAGATGATGTCATTATTGCAACAAAGGTTGGAAATCGCTGGGAACAAAATAAAGATGGTTGGGTTTGGGATCCTTCCAAACATTACATAAAGGAAGCTGTAAAGAAAAGTATACAACGGCTTGACGTTGATTATATTGACCTCTATCAGTTACATGGGGGAACGATAGAAGACCCCATCGATGAAACCATTGAAGCATTTGAGGAGTTAAAATCAGAAGGCTTCATCCGTTATTACGGAATTTCTTCTATCCGACCGAATGTTATTCGCAAATACGTCCAATCATCCAATATCGTGAGCGTTATGATGCAATATAGTTTACTGGATCGGCGGCCTGAAGAAGTGGTAATGCCACTTCTTTCAGACAACAATATTAGTATTGTGACTCGTGGTTCTATTGCAAAAGGATTACTTACTGATAATTGGAGAGAAAAGCTGACAGATTCTGTTCGAGAAAACGGGTATTTACAATATTCATATAACGAACTTACAGAATTACTAGTTTCCTTGGAAAACCGTTTTCAGCATGAGCATTCCTTAACAAGACTGGCCATTCAATTTAATTTAGCTCATAAATCTGTCGCTTCAGTTGTTGCAGGAGCAAGCTCCGTACAGCAACTGAAGGACAATGTGCAAGCGGTTCAACAAAAGCCCTTATCTAAAGAAGAGCTCTCTCTCCTTCAGTCTCTGACTAAAGAAGCACAATACACGGTGCATCGTTAA
- a CDS encoding alpha/beta hydrolase, giving the protein MKKWWIRMGMIASFIIGTGVYLSNLILYKKKKDDQFIYEREVKAKRLDPDLFSTIPKEEVWISSPFNYRLKAIFLRPFPEKKFMIFCHGVTENKVNSIKYMNIFLERGYNAILYDHRRHGESEGKTTSYGYYEKHDLKAIVDELIKREGEEVFFGIHGESMGAATMLLYAGLLEDRADFYIADCPFSDFREQVTHQMKRILKIAPKTILHLADWSVFLRGKYRLKAISPIEAVQHIQKPILFIHSQDDDFILPEMTKALYEAKPGAKKLFLAEKGAHAQSYNENKEQYMAAIDDFLTEFVESPHGH; this is encoded by the coding sequence TTGAAAAAATGGTGGATCCGTATGGGAATGATTGCTTCTTTCATCATTGGAACTGGGGTTTATTTATCTAACTTAATTTTATACAAAAAGAAAAAAGATGATCAGTTTATTTATGAACGGGAAGTGAAGGCAAAACGGTTGGATCCGGACCTTTTCTCCACTATTCCAAAAGAAGAAGTTTGGATTTCTTCCCCTTTCAACTATCGATTAAAGGCGATTTTTCTCCGTCCTTTTCCCGAGAAAAAATTCATGATTTTTTGCCATGGAGTGACTGAAAATAAAGTGAACTCCATCAAATATATGAATATTTTTTTAGAACGTGGGTATAATGCCATTCTTTATGATCATCGGCGGCACGGGGAATCAGAGGGGAAAACGACAAGTTACGGTTATTACGAGAAGCATGATTTAAAAGCGATTGTAGATGAGCTAATTAAACGGGAAGGTGAAGAAGTTTTCTTCGGAATACATGGGGAATCGATGGGAGCGGCAACCATGCTTCTATATGCTGGGTTATTGGAAGACCGTGCAGACTTTTATATTGCCGACTGTCCTTTTTCTGATTTTCGAGAGCAAGTGACCCACCAAATGAAACGAATATTAAAAATAGCCCCTAAAACAATTCTTCATTTAGCTGATTGGTCTGTTTTTTTACGCGGTAAATACCGTTTAAAGGCGATTTCCCCTATCGAGGCTGTGCAACATATTCAAAAACCTATTTTATTTATTCATAGTCAAGACGATGATTTCATCTTGCCTGAAATGACGAAAGCGTTATACGAAGCAAAGCCAGGAGCAAAGAAATTATTTCTTGCCGAAAAGGGAGCACATGCCCAATCGTATAATGAGAACAAGGAGCAATACATGGCTGCTATTGATGACTTTTTAACAGAATTTGTGGAGTCTCCGCATGGTCATTAA